DNA sequence from the Candidatus Poribacteria bacterium genome:
CTCTTTTGACATATCCTTGACGAAATAATCCCTATCAATGAGATAGACGCTACCTATCTCAAGACCTTCCTCACCCACAACGTAATCACCGACAACGCTCCTCGATTCGAGGTCAACGACTTCTATATCCTGTGCTTGAGCTTTAGGCAGATAAAAAGATGCCAAGATAAAACACGAGAAAATTAAACACGCCAATTTTTTGATATACATGAATACATTTCTCCTTTTTTCAGAAATTTGGTGCAAAGCACGATACCAATTTTACTTAATTATACCACATAAAAGCCCCTTTGTCAGGGAAATCGATATTCTACCAGAGGCATTCAAACTTTCGGCAGAGGTAGAAAACCTCGCCTACTGAGAGTCGGATAATTGATGTTAGCGAGGTAGATAACAGACTTGAAACCCGGACTGTGGTTGTCTTTGGCGGCGGGAGGTTCTTCAACAGGTCCCAGTGCACTGCTGAGTCGGTAGATGTCATCGTCGTGAAGGGACTGTCGGCGAAAGAGAAGAAGTGCATGCTTCTGGACAGCCAATAAGATGGCTTCCGCCATATCCTCATCGATCTGCGTTAGGTCTACGCTCAGGACTTCAGAACCGAAGTTTTCTGATAAGGGTCTGGTTTGAAAGTCCATGAGAGTCTATACTTATTATGATTAGGATAGGATAAAGAATCAACCGATCTGCCAATCCTCTTTTCCGGCGTAGCGATCATCGTACACATCTTCATTGAGCTCCAACCCAAGTCCGGGGGTATCTGGGACGGTGAACGTTCCACCGGTGAAGGCATAGTTAGAGGTATCAATTACATCGCTCGTGAGGGTTGCGACTTCGCCGTAGAGGAAATGGGGAATCGTTTTGCCGAATTGGAGACTGAGGTAGAAACCGAGCAGAGAACCCCAGTTATGGGGTGCGCACCGGACACCGTGTGCGGCAGCCATATCAGCAAGTCGCCGCCAGCCAGTAACACCGAGTCCTTTCATATCGTGCTGAATGACATCAATAACACCCGCTTCAAAGAACGGATCATAGAATTCAAGGGGGTCCCGCGTTCGGGTTTCGCCATCGGCGATGAAGGTTTTCAATCCCTTTTCTTGGATGAAGGCTTTGAGGTTTCGGTACAATTCAACTTCTTCCTCAAACATCTCTTCTATCCAAAAGACATCACAATTACTTGTCTCGTTCAGAAAAGTGATGACTTCATCGTAGGTGTAGCCGTTGTTTGCATCGACGAGAATATTGAAACCGTCGCCTGCTGTGCTACGGGCAAGTTGAACGAGTTCTATGTCTCGTTGCAGTCCCGCCTTGCGTTCCATGAGATAACTACCGCGTCCGATTTTCATTTTGCATGCGGTAAACCCGTTGGCGAGACTGCTTTTAACATCATTCTCGATTCGTTGAAGCCCTTCGGCTTTTGTCTCATACAGGAGATCGTTGAAATAGATGGTGCTATCGTATGCGGGCAATCCGTTTGAAAAAACATCGCCACCAATGAGCTGATAGGCTGGTTTCTCAAGAATTTTGCCGATTGTATCCCAGAGGGCATTTTCAAGCCCGCGAAATTCCTCAACAACCCCGTCTTCAGGGTTTAAGAGGTCAAACGGGTTTTGATTGAGAACACCTTCCGCATTTTCAGCGGTTGTTGTTCCCCAACTGCCAGTTCCCCAACCGAGTGTGCCATCGTTGGTATGGATGCGAATAATACGTTCGTTCCATTTCCCATCCGGGTCAGGTTGCTGAATCTCCGTTGCGCGGGAGTTACAACCAATCGCAGGTTGATCGATTTCGACCGTAACCTGTTCAACTTTGGTAATCTTGATACCCGTCGGATAATTTGGCATACTTTAATTATTCCTTGCGGTTTTTTAATTATTCCTTGCGGTTAAACGACGTGAGTTAGCACATTAACGTTCCTTCCTCAAATCCGCTCTCCATTTCATTACGAGCTACTGTTTCGAAAGTTATCTTAAGACAGCAGCCTGCAACAATACGCAGAAACACGCAGGCGAATAGCAGAGAAAACACGCAACAAACAAAGGCCCCTTATTTAACGCCTTGCGAATAATTAAAAGTACCTACTCAAGTGCAAGAAGCAGTTCATTGAGCGCGTCTTTCACCATATCGTTGGTCTCGGTCTCCCTGAAGTGAACGTCAAGTTTATGGGGCAGATTATCGTATTGATCAGCCTCCTGAATCTGCTTTACCAAAGCAGGCTTCTTAAGCAGTTGAACGATACGAAGTCTGTCTTCATGATCAACGACCTCAGGATTGGCTAATAACACAATTAAACGTCCAGCTAATCCATCAGCAAGTCCATTTTCAGCGTAATGGTTCAACGTATCAATAGCGGCTTGCTTCGTGTTGAGGCTTGAGCCGTCTGTGAGGATTGCGACGAGACCGTCAACAGCACCTGCGTCAGGATATTTCTGCAATGCTTTAGCAATGTCCAAACGCACGGTGTCATCGGAATCGTCAAGCGCAGCAATCAGCTTGTCAGTCGGGTGTTCTTCGAGGAACATCATAGACTTTGCGGCGGCTCGCCGTACGACAGGGTTACTATCGTTTAAGCCCTCAACGATTTTTGCTTCGGCACCCATGTTTCCGAGGAGATAGAGTGCGGTGTTAATTTCCATCTTCACCCCTTCATCAGGGGTCGCGTTGTGGAGTGCCTCTAACCCAGCGGCAGCGGACGTGTCGCCTATACTGCCTACAATACGGACGAGCTGAATCTTCACATCAGATGGCGTGTTGTTGTCGCCAGCAGCCTTCAGGAGGTCGTTAATAGCGGGGCTGCCGATTTCCTGTAAGATTTGAACGAAGTCACCATGGACATTGCTATAGCGATTTTTAACGAGATCCTCCAAAAGGAAAGGCACAGCTGGTGCACCTTTATCAACGAGTACCTGCATAGCATCCTTCTGTACCCTATGACGTTCGCCGAGGATCTGCAGGATTTTCTTCATCTCAAATTCGCCCAATTCACCGACACGACGCTCACGTTCAGTTTTGTATCTGGCTTCCACATTATGTGTTCTTGCCGCGCCCGTTGAAATAGCGTTGCTATAAGCAAGAACCAAGAGTGCACGAGGTTCAACTTTGTTATCCTCTTCCTGTTCAGCACGTTCAAGGTGTTGGGCTGCCTCCAGCGAGAGCCCTGCATTTAACAGCTTACTTCTTCCGACCTCAAGTTGCGTGATGACCTGTTCCTGCTGACAGCCGAAACTCACGACTCCTATAAGTAGTAATATCAGCAAAAGTTTTTTCATGTTCCCTTTTTCTTTTCCTCCTGGAATCTCAATTAGACTTACCCCTTCGTGTCGCTTGCTTGCTCCATAAAGAGAATGGGCAACTTGCAAGCAAAAACGTGTCGATCCAACACTTTCTGGCGCAAACCTATAGAGGCTTGCGGGACAATATAACTTGGCAGGAAAAACCGTAGGCTCTGCATATCGCGACGCATTTGACACCTGCCAAATAGGGATTACACATCTGGGCAAGTACTGACGTAAAGAATATTCTAAAATAAATACATTTTTATGTCAACAATTTAAGTACAAACAACAAAAACAGACAAGAGCCCAATTGCAAGCCTACCGAAGTGCATCAAGGAGTTGTTTAAGGGATGTCCTAACGAGTTCGCTCTGTTCCTTCGCCTTGTGATATTCATAGAGTTTGAACTCAAGATTGTCATACAATTCCGTTAACTCAATCTGCTTACGAAACGGCTCTCTCCTCAATAACTGGACAAGATGAAGCCGATTGTCTGGGTCGCTAACGGTGCCGCCAATAAGCAGCATTGTAATACGCTTTGCCAAGCCTCTCGCGAGTTTATTTTGTCCATAAATGTCGAGCGTATTAATCGCCGCCTGCTTCGGATCTTTGCTCAACTCACCGGTAAGAATATTTACGAGTTCATCGACAGCATCCGCATCGCGATGCACTGCGAGTGCTTTCACAAGCGATGCAACGACTTCAGAGTCGGTATCTTTTAACCCAGCAATGAGTGTTTTCGGTGATACATCGCTGATATTTACCATAGCTTTTGCAGCGGCGCGTCGGACAGCAACATCATCATGATTTAAGCCAGAGATGATGTCCGCTTTATAGGATTCCTCACCCAACTGATAGAGCGTCGTATTAATTTCCATCGCCAAATCAGCGTCACTCGCTCCACTTTGAGCCGTTTTTAATGCGTCTATAGCTTTCGCGTCTCCGATCCCAGCAAGGACCTGAACGAGTTTAACCTTGATCGTAGGTGGCGTCGTTTCATCAGCAAGTTTTGCTAAAACCAAATCAAGGCCATCAGGCCCCATCTGAATCAGCATCTCTGCAAAATTTGTATGAAGTGACGGATATCTTCCTTTGATGAGGCTATCGAGAATGATTACCGACGCTTCAGATCCCTTGTCCACAAGTGCCTGTAAGCCATCTTTCTGGACCCGCGACGGTTTGCTGAGAATTTGTAAGATTTGCTTTATTTCAGCCTCTGTGAGTTCTTGTATCCGCTGTTTCCGTTGATTTTTGAACT
Encoded proteins:
- a CDS encoding TauD/TfdA family dioxygenase — its product is MDFQTRPLSENFGSEVLSVDLTQIDEDMAEAILLAVQKHALLLFRRQSLHDDDIYRLSSALGPVEEPPAAKDNHSPGFKSVIYLANINYPTLSRRGFLPLPKV
- a CDS encoding mandelate racemase/muconate lactonizing enzyme family protein yields the protein MPNYPTGIKITKVEQVTVEIDQPAIGCNSRATEIQQPDPDGKWNERIIRIHTNDGTLGWGTGSWGTTTAENAEGVLNQNPFDLLNPEDGVVEEFRGLENALWDTIGKILEKPAYQLIGGDVFSNGLPAYDSTIYFNDLLYETKAEGLQRIENDVKSSLANGFTACKMKIGRGSYLMERKAGLQRDIELVQLARSTAGDGFNILVDANNGYTYDEVITFLNETSNCDVFWIEEMFEEEVELYRNLKAFIQEKGLKTFIADGETRTRDPLEFYDPFFEAGVIDVIQHDMKGLGVTGWRRLADMAAAHGVRCAPHNWGSLLGFYLSLQFGKTIPHFLYGEVATLTSDVIDTSNYAFTGGTFTVPDTPGLGLELNEDVYDDRYAGKEDWQIG
- a CDS encoding HEAT repeat domain-containing protein, with protein sequence MKKLLLILLLIGVVSFGCQQEQVITQLEVGRSKLLNAGLSLEAAQHLERAEQEEDNKVEPRALLVLAYSNAISTGAARTHNVEARYKTERERRVGELGEFEMKKILQILGERHRVQKDAMQVLVDKGAPAVPFLLEDLVKNRYSNVHGDFVQILQEIGSPAINDLLKAAGDNNTPSDVKIQLVRIVGSIGDTSAAAGLEALHNATPDEGVKMEINTALYLLGNMGAEAKIVEGLNDSNPVVRRAAAKSMMFLEEHPTDKLIAALDDSDDTVRLDIAKALQKYPDAGAVDGLVAILTDGSSLNTKQAAIDTLNHYAENGLADGLAGRLIVLLANPEVVDHEDRLRIVQLLKKPALVKQIQEADQYDNLPHKLDVHFRETETNDMVKDALNELLLALE